TTCCTATTCTTCTTGTTCATAGCACAAGCGCTGTCAAAAGCAAACAAAGGGGGATGGAGTAATTGCACACAAGACCTCCTTGGAAATCGTCAGAGCCACCACTAGAGCAGAGCAGCTATCACCTCTAACCAGAGAGGCTGCAATCTGCAATGTTGGGGTACAATCTCTGCACCTCCTCCAACAGCCAGGAGTTCACGTAAGGGCCCAGGTGCTCCAGTTCTATCCAGCCCCTGACGCCAAACATACCCCATGCAATGTACATTTACAGAGATCTTGGCAGGCTCAAACACACACCTCTCAGAGAAGAGCCCTAACAAGCAAGTGCTGAAACAAGATGTGTGGCTACCAAGAGGAACCCTTTTTAAGGGTTTTGTTATCTTCTGGGCTACGCTGTTAGGCGCCAGGCATGTCAGCCCCGAGACTCTGATCAGGTCTTGCAGCCCGTGGCTTGACAATACGGGTTGTCTTAGGCTTTCATtttcaaagaaggaaaatttGCAGCACAAATCTGTAATTCAGTCAAGATTACACACTGCTTAAACCAGGAACCTGTATCTATTTCTTCCTGTCCTGCCCATCCCAATTACAACTTCTTCCACAAGCACAGAGAGGGAGAAAATGagcatatgtacacacacaaagcacaacccagtgcGGGAAAGGAGATACTTACTAAGGTCCTCTGACAGCTGAGGGAATTCGTAAATGTGTTCACATGTGTTCCTGCTACTGGGGATGCAGAAGCCAAAATCAAAGTCAAAGTTCTTCAGCAAGCGATCTCGGAAGTAATGTCTCTCAATCATTCGAAAGTTTGATACTGGCTTTTCTCCCACTGTGAATTCCACTCTGTATGCAAAAAGTAGGAAAAATCAGCTAAGACGACAAACTTCTCTTCTTATTGGGAAGAACAGAGCCTTGGATCTGAGGCTACACAAGAATCCACCAGACCATTCCAGAAAGAGAGACTCTGGTATTTTTAGTGTAAGATGGGTTCTCTCTAGTCTTCGACACAGCTTTGTTATAAACTGTGAAGTGACACTTTGTAAACATCTTTCTTTGTGACACTCGGTAAACATTCTTTCTAAGAGCTCATACTCACGTTGCACCAACCGTCCGAAGGCGGAGGAATGCTGGGGTGAACTGGTAACGAACAAAGCGGCCTGCACTAGCGTCCAGTTCACTGCTGtcatcttcatcctcttcatcttGCTCTAGAAAATGCACCAGCTCAGAGTTATTCTGCTGATAGCAAACACGTTAAGGTAACACTGCCTGGCGAATGTTATCAGAAGCTGGCTATTACTTAGGTGTTTAATAACTGGTTTGAGAGTTGTACAGGCACTAAGTAATAAAGAAAAGATCTGCTATGATAGCTGGTGCAGCTTTGGTGGCTCTGGAACTGAAACCACCCTCAACCCCACAGGATATGGCCCCTCACAACTGCCACAGCACATGAAAGAAACTCTAAACCACAACCAGCCAAGGGAAGACCTGCAGTTGATAATACTCCCCCATCTCACAATAATAATTTCACATTTCTATGACAACAAGTTTCTCAGCAGAGATAAACTCAGTCCTATGCTTAAAGGAGAGGAATTGAGTCACCGGTACATATCAAAGGACCTCTCTGCTTGGTTTGAATGGGTCTTGCATTGCAACTTGCAGCTCCCCGAGcctccccagcctccctgcaATGTTAGATGAGATACCTGAAGCAGAGGGCTTCGCAATTTCAAACAGCACTGTTCCAGTTTCAAGATCCCGGATCTTAAATCTGGTGAAGTCAATATTGTATATGTTGTCCTCAGGTTTGCATAAATAATCTAGAACAGAAAGGAAACATATAGCATCATTCTAAAACATCTCTGAGCAATTACCAAAGGAAGTTCTTTTTTTGTTAGTTCCATTAAGATACATACTGCAAGCTGTTCTGCAGAAGCTTCAGGGATGAAATAAGAGGCTAGAAGAAACAAAGGCACACTAGGTGCCAAGTGGCAGCGCAGgaaagggatgggatggggacagaaaaGCAGCAATCAGCAGCCCAGAGAGAAaccgaaaaaaaccaaaccccaccccaaaacccccaaactttcCTGGAAGTTGTAACAAAGCTGCGGGCACAACCGCACCGCGCTGCTGCCGCTCCGGGCGCTCGCTCCTCGGCCGCTTCCAGGGCCAGCGCagcgggcggcagcgccgggccgggccgggccgccccctccccaggccggccccaccgccccctccccaggccggccccgcgccccccgccgcggCCACGAGGGGATGAACGGAGCGGCGCGGGCGGTGTGCGCCCGGGACGGCGGGTCCAGCCGGAGCTCCGCCGAGCGCTGCCGGCCCCAGGGGCCGCTCCCCGGCCCGCACTCACTCTCCGTCACCCGGCACAGCCCCAGGACGTGCTCGGGCCGGACGGTCTCCAGCGCCAGCAGGTCGGACTCTGTCCACGGCGGCCGCGGCGCCGCATCGGCCGATCCGCGCCGCCCCCGCAGGCGGCTGAGCGCTCCCCCGCTCCCCGGCGGCGGCTTCTtctccggccccgccgctgccgccgcccgcgCCTTCGAGCCGCTCATCGCCCCGCCGCCGCCAAGATGGCTGCCGCCGCCCGCCGTAGCTATgggagcgcggggcggggccgcggcgggtCAGGGGCCGCGGGCGCTGCCTGGCAACGGGGGCGGCTCCCGGAGCCCGGCGGAGTCCGAGTGGGAAGCGCGGCCGCGTCGCCACCCGCCGCTCGCGGAGCCCCGGGACCGGCACCCAGCGCCGAGGACCCACCTCAGGGGCGCCCCGggccggcggcggcagcgcctCCTCGCCGGGGAGCGGGCGGACAGCAGCGGGGGGAGAGCAGGGAGTTACctgaggaaagaaacaaaaaaaaagaaacaaaaccacccccGCCCGAGCAGCCCCGCTCCTGCTGCACCCCCGGGGAGCCCCCCTCGCTgcccaggggacacctggggctgCGGTTAATTAAATTTCGGTCTGAATCCCGCAGCGCAGCGGGTAATTACAGACCGGGTGTCCCTCGGAGAGCCCGGGTCTTCCCGAGGAACGGTGACAAGCGCTGCTCGGGAGGCGCTGTCAGCACGGGGATGACATGGAGCGCACACCCCACTGCTGCTCtggcctggggacaccccagtccCAGGGGAGCGGGGACAGGACGGTGCGCCCCGAGGGCTCTCCCCGGGACAGCCAGCCTGGCCACTGTCACCGCCCGCCAACAAAGGGACAGCGGCAGATGTCAGACCAGTGTCCTGAGCCTGGTGGGAGGATCAGGGACATCCCACCTGGAGTGACCCACGGGAGCATCACACCGAGGAAAAGATGCATATCCTCCCAAAAATGGGGCAGCCTGCAGTAGGCACTTGGCTGATCAGAGTCACCTCCAGCCCTTCACGGAACCAGGGCAAGAAATATCTGCAGCCTCTCTTCAGACTCCAGCCAACACCCAACATGCTCAACGGCCAGGAAGAGACTTAGAGCAGTGGTTAGTGATGTTCGCTGCTGCTTCTAAGCAGCACACGCCTGCTACTGCCAACCAAACGCTATGTCAAACAATCCTGCCCACGCCAGCGCTCCCAAATCCTCACTGCATCGGGTTTGGTCCCTCCATCCTGTGCTCCAGGAAGG
This DNA window, taken from Patagioenas fasciata isolate bPatFas1 chromosome 17, bPatFas1.hap1, whole genome shotgun sequence, encodes the following:
- the UNC119B gene encoding protein unc-119 homolog B — protein: MSGSKARAAAAAGPEKKPPPGSGGALSRLRGRRGSADAAPRPPWTESDLLALETVRPEHVLGLCRVTENYLCKPEDNIYNIDFTRFKIRDLETGTVLFEIAKPSASEQDEEDEDDSSELDASAGRFVRYQFTPAFLRLRTVGATVEFTVGEKPVSNFRMIERHYFRDRLLKNFDFDFGFCIPSSRNTCEHIYEFPQLSEDLIRLMVENPYETRSDSFYFVDNKLIMHNKADYAYNGGQ